From a region of the Marinomonas mediterranea MMB-1 genome:
- the tssM gene encoding type VI secretion system membrane subunit TssM, with amino-acid sequence MFKNSIGKLLKGLLLSRLFGMSVGIGAILLLIWVLGGKIGLTSEKLKLQVMAAILACFLLGCLIRKLVFFLRTKKLKSQLDNAGGSESSGLFQDKISDVLKALKSSQLGAQYRGDKALYALPWYMVIGPSGAGKSTLFARSGLDFPLKDDQRFHFQGIGGTRDCDWWFSDKAILIDTAGRYTQDENNDEWINFLRVLKSSRSKAPINGLILALPLDEILTTEREALEAHVKYLKNRLHELISELGVTFPIYIVVTKADKLKGFEAFFDDLSPNETKNPWGIYTLEETENKNVNIAEVVETRLNELYERLLEQTIQKVNLATDTTNKVEAFQFPNQFSGAVDKLNELLRLLFKDNPYHESPWFAGVYFTSGTQEGDTLERSSNALKSVFAKVGRRFSKTKNNEQSYFIDRLFSDVIFPLKDAVRGNRKRQRIGRLAKTATVLSTLTILIFSGIGLFTTYTANQLLISDYEEKVKTLMLRVNDSRSSELDRLNAIVGMYQQYQKLDNIQTYSPLQLVHQYSFVESHGEAIKRLLENTIADTIHQKAVPTLLSSLDEYVTAWPELDAAKRKEIQDDYYVSLKTYLMLTSNQDKFDMAFVSQAIGNLWYRSYEEAEVRLNFKERQALFSDMANLYLSESMSEAGEVRFIGHRDNVSNHESPGYKNPWLLLEPSDGSKDIVATAQAQLTTKADPEALYRRLIAEAKNRFEAVALSDVLSQSGLSVMYSDASVDGIFTQKAWFDYVSERIDEVSDIASKGDWVLGISEADSNDVDESVLLTLRKDIRKRYFHQYTQEWSRFLSSVKVSSFKNLAEATQGLKALGIDHSPWKVLFDRVATEITLVEPEYKVQLLAQFAKDETPEEAPTGLLDNAGNALDQLPIDIPLIPNFEIAATDLLALVQPVKGASANVNLSLYQNAMRALSEEFEYILASADINLEAKSYARSLITGDTAGKRQLYSTWIEVNNILLEMSPRESKALSKPFKAPLSYAWRTILASTRTAIQQDWERRVYGSYLEKVHGRFPFKDNVVDAAPLDVQGLLLPESGDFWMFFKDEIEPFLRYSNNKWRNRTWLKQGLGVNRQFIESLAGAGRISQALFKQGTAEMKMSYAVYPIPVPGVTESLFEVNGEGYRYRNEPQEWREFVWRPVDNQGGAKVRVKTAYEANPELLEESGQWALLRLLKKAIVHHIRGTEFELEWPMNDVSSAELNADFEGDTTANASGTSVKYRIRADREGSVLNTSIIGDFELPKRLFGAR; translated from the coding sequence ATGTTTAAAAATTCCATTGGCAAGCTGCTAAAGGGCTTGCTGCTATCTCGCTTGTTTGGCATGTCGGTTGGTATTGGCGCGATACTGCTTTTGATTTGGGTACTAGGAGGCAAAATTGGCCTTACTAGCGAAAAACTAAAGCTTCAAGTGATGGCTGCTATTCTAGCGTGCTTTCTACTTGGTTGCCTTATTCGCAAACTCGTATTCTTTTTACGTACTAAAAAGCTTAAGAGCCAATTAGATAATGCCGGTGGGAGTGAGAGCTCTGGCCTGTTTCAGGACAAAATTTCTGATGTGTTAAAGGCGCTTAAGTCATCGCAATTGGGCGCGCAGTACCGAGGTGATAAGGCCTTGTATGCGCTTCCTTGGTACATGGTGATTGGCCCATCTGGCGCAGGAAAAAGTACCTTATTTGCCCGTTCGGGCCTCGATTTTCCGTTGAAAGACGATCAGCGTTTCCACTTTCAGGGTATTGGTGGAACACGTGATTGTGATTGGTGGTTTTCTGATAAAGCGATCCTTATTGATACAGCAGGTCGCTACACACAAGATGAAAACAACGACGAATGGATTAACTTCTTAAGAGTGTTAAAAAGCAGCCGTTCCAAAGCGCCAATCAACGGTTTGATTTTGGCTTTACCGCTTGATGAAATTTTGACGACAGAGCGTGAAGCGCTAGAAGCGCATGTGAAGTATCTTAAAAATCGTCTGCATGAGCTGATTTCAGAATTAGGTGTGACGTTCCCTATTTATATTGTTGTTACGAAAGCCGATAAGCTGAAAGGCTTTGAGGCATTTTTTGATGACCTAAGTCCTAACGAAACTAAAAATCCGTGGGGGATATACACGCTAGAGGAAACTGAAAATAAGAACGTTAATATCGCGGAGGTTGTCGAAACGCGTTTGAATGAGCTGTATGAGCGGTTGCTAGAACAAACGATACAAAAAGTGAATTTGGCGACTGACACGACTAATAAGGTAGAAGCTTTTCAGTTTCCAAACCAGTTCTCAGGTGCCGTAGATAAGCTAAACGAACTGTTAAGGTTGTTGTTTAAAGACAACCCATATCACGAATCACCGTGGTTTGCGGGCGTCTATTTTACATCTGGCACGCAGGAAGGTGACACATTAGAACGCAGCTCCAATGCGCTAAAAAGTGTCTTTGCGAAAGTGGGCCGACGCTTTTCAAAAACCAAAAATAATGAACAGAGCTATTTCATTGATAGGTTGTTTTCAGACGTGATTTTCCCGTTAAAAGATGCGGTTCGTGGTAACCGTAAACGTCAAAGGATAGGACGTCTAGCCAAAACGGCGACAGTACTTTCAACGCTTACAATTTTGATTTTTTCAGGTATTGGCTTATTCACAACGTACACCGCCAATCAGTTGCTTATCTCAGATTATGAAGAGAAAGTGAAAACCTTGATGCTTCGTGTCAACGATAGTCGTTCCTCTGAATTGGATCGATTGAATGCGATAGTCGGAATGTACCAGCAGTATCAAAAGCTTGATAATATTCAAACGTACTCGCCACTTCAACTCGTGCATCAATATAGTTTTGTTGAGTCCCACGGCGAAGCCATTAAAAGGTTACTAGAGAACACGATAGCCGATACGATTCATCAAAAAGCGGTTCCTACATTATTGTCGTCATTAGATGAATACGTCACTGCTTGGCCTGAATTGGATGCGGCTAAGCGTAAAGAGATCCAAGATGACTACTATGTGTCGTTAAAAACGTATCTTATGTTGACGAGCAATCAAGATAAGTTTGACATGGCGTTTGTTAGTCAAGCGATTGGTAATCTATGGTATCGCTCGTATGAGGAAGCCGAAGTACGTTTGAATTTTAAAGAACGTCAGGCGTTATTCTCAGACATGGCTAACTTATACCTAAGCGAAAGCATGTCTGAAGCAGGAGAGGTCCGTTTTATTGGCCACCGCGATAACGTTTCTAACCATGAATCGCCAGGCTATAAGAACCCATGGCTATTACTAGAACCTTCTGATGGTTCAAAAGATATTGTGGCGACAGCTCAGGCGCAGTTAACCACGAAAGCAGATCCCGAAGCTCTATATCGCCGCTTGATTGCAGAAGCGAAAAATCGCTTTGAAGCAGTCGCATTATCGGATGTCTTGAGTCAATCCGGGCTTTCAGTGATGTACTCTGATGCGTCAGTCGATGGTATTTTCACACAGAAAGCGTGGTTCGATTATGTCTCTGAAAGGATTGATGAAGTTTCAGACATTGCGAGTAAGGGTGATTGGGTATTAGGGATTTCAGAAGCAGACTCTAACGACGTTGATGAATCCGTTTTATTGACACTTCGTAAAGATATTCGTAAACGTTACTTTCATCAATATACGCAGGAATGGTCGCGTTTCTTAAGTTCTGTCAAAGTGTCTTCGTTCAAAAACTTAGCGGAAGCGACACAAGGCCTTAAAGCACTGGGTATTGATCATTCGCCTTGGAAAGTTCTTTTCGATCGTGTTGCGACAGAGATTACACTTGTTGAGCCAGAGTATAAGGTGCAACTTTTAGCTCAATTTGCAAAAGATGAAACGCCAGAAGAGGCGCCGACAGGCCTGCTCGATAACGCTGGAAATGCGTTGGATCAATTGCCAATCGACATACCTTTGATTCCTAATTTTGAAATTGCAGCAACTGACTTGTTAGCACTTGTACAACCCGTAAAAGGCGCGTCTGCAAACGTAAACCTATCGTTATATCAAAATGCGATGCGAGCGCTGAGTGAGGAATTTGAATATATCTTAGCGTCTGCTGACATCAACCTAGAAGCGAAGTCTTATGCGCGATCTTTGATAACGGGTGATACGGCAGGCAAGCGTCAGCTGTACAGTACATGGATCGAAGTGAATAACATTTTATTAGAGATGTCTCCTCGGGAAAGTAAAGCGCTTAGCAAACCTTTCAAGGCGCCACTTAGCTATGCTTGGCGAACGATTCTGGCAAGCACCAGAACGGCTATTCAGCAAGATTGGGAAAGACGTGTCTACGGTTCTTATTTAGAGAAAGTGCATGGTCGTTTTCCTTTCAAAGACAATGTCGTTGACGCTGCACCACTTGATGTTCAGGGATTGCTACTACCGGAATCGGGTGATTTTTGGATGTTCTTTAAAGATGAAATTGAGCCATTTCTTCGCTACTCAAACAACAAATGGCGTAACCGCACTTGGTTAAAGCAAGGTCTTGGGGTTAACCGCCAATTTATTGAGTCTTTAGCGGGGGCGGGCCGTATTTCACAGGCGTTGTTTAAACAAGGCACAGCGGAGATGAAAATGTCCTATGCGGTATATCCGATCCCCGTTCCAGGGGTGACTGAATCTCTCTTTGAAGTGAATGGTGAAGGTTATCGATACCGCAACGAGCCACAGGAATGGCGCGAATTTGTATGGCGACCTGTCGATAATCAAGGTGGTGCGAAGGTTAGGGTGAAAACGGCGTATGAGGCCAATCCAGAGCTACTTGAAGAGTCAGGGCAGTGGGCGTTACTTCGACTATTGAAAAAGGCCATAGTTCATCATATTCGCGGAACGGAATTCGAATTAGAGTGGCCCATGAACGACGTTTCGAGCGCAGAGCTAAACGCTGACTTTGAAGGTGACACCACGGCGAATGCTTCTGGAACATCGGTAAAATATCGTATCAGAGCGGACCGTGAAGGAAGTGTTCTAAATACCAGTATTATCGGCGACTTTGAACTTCCTAAACGCTTATTTGGGGCGCGCTAA
- the tagF gene encoding type VI secretion system-associated protein TagF: protein MFGFRSDKSKAKAAAKGAQKDSLEKNSLGAVSVGFLGKLPSDPDFLSQNVASREVQELDDCLKQWVTELDQKVNENDPSKKLNSVGFALVGGHGRQTIVGSIYDSSDRLGRRYPFSYFVRLTLSDLYFRPALAWFAGEQVLSNVHASDQTSLDAVSDHDSDALVRSKLPFDLPNSKVLDRLKQLESIDVSVSVKQLKSATMENMVSTAFTDWASLIFDSDVNSRKVTKLAMLRGAVERYIDQGANGELVLPLGPASTAKLSLLFWSHLLSLLLVGKEWRPDLIWSMNENACYLYILDRPLTPSRLNKAFIGENYIEPVPFSHNDYLSWAEKMLSEPSLLLLDAVITWGHGK, encoded by the coding sequence ATGTTCGGCTTTCGTTCAGATAAATCTAAAGCCAAGGCCGCTGCGAAAGGCGCACAGAAAGACAGCTTAGAAAAAAACAGCCTTGGTGCGGTATCTGTTGGCTTTCTTGGAAAGCTGCCAAGCGATCCTGATTTTTTAAGTCAAAACGTCGCTTCGCGAGAGGTTCAGGAGTTAGACGATTGTTTAAAGCAATGGGTGACAGAGTTAGATCAGAAGGTCAATGAAAACGATCCGAGTAAAAAGTTAAACAGTGTGGGCTTCGCTTTAGTCGGCGGGCACGGTCGACAAACGATAGTAGGGTCCATATACGACAGCTCTGATCGACTAGGACGACGCTACCCTTTTAGTTATTTTGTTCGATTAACGCTCTCTGACTTATATTTTCGTCCTGCATTGGCGTGGTTTGCTGGCGAGCAAGTGCTATCGAATGTACATGCTAGTGATCAGACTTCTTTAGATGCCGTATCTGATCACGATTCTGATGCGTTGGTGCGTTCTAAGTTGCCCTTTGATCTGCCAAATAGCAAGGTGTTGGATCGACTTAAGCAATTAGAGAGCATTGATGTTTCCGTTTCTGTGAAGCAACTTAAGTCAGCCACAATGGAAAACATGGTGTCGACGGCATTTACAGACTGGGCGAGCTTGATCTTCGATAGCGACGTTAATAGTCGTAAAGTGACGAAGTTAGCCATGCTACGTGGTGCGGTTGAGCGTTATATAGATCAGGGGGCAAATGGTGAATTAGTACTTCCTTTGGGGCCAGCTTCGACTGCGAAACTAAGTCTCTTATTTTGGTCTCATTTGCTTTCTCTTCTACTGGTAGGTAAGGAGTGGCGACCTGACTTAATTTGGTCCATGAACGAAAACGCTTGTTACCTCTATATCTTAGATCGGCCACTGACACCGAGCCGTCTAAATAAAGCCTTTATCGGTGAGAATTACATTGAGCCGGTGCCTTTTTCTCATAATGACTATCTTAGTTGGGCAGAAAAAATGCTGTCAGAGCCATCATTATTATTGCTTGATGCGGTCATTACATGGGGACATGGTAAGTGA